A single Spirochaetota bacterium DNA region contains:
- a CDS encoding flavodoxin family protein, with the protein MTVEQKKILMLLGSPRKNGNSTALAARLAQGAESAGAVVDSLYIHGMDIKPCQACWKCQSPDSKGCVIKDDMQQVFPKLIEADAWVIATPVHWFNMSAQTKLWMDRCFALARYGKHPFKKNAGIVITYGDSDPFKSGAVNAIRCFQDSFNYTGTTIAGVVYGSAMNPGDIEANTGVMEEAEKLGMKLAAM; encoded by the coding sequence CGGAAACAGCACGGCCCTGGCCGCGCGGCTCGCACAGGGTGCGGAATCCGCAGGTGCCGTGGTGGATTCCTTGTACATCCATGGCATGGACATTAAGCCGTGCCAGGCTTGCTGGAAATGCCAGTCACCTGATTCAAAAGGGTGCGTCATCAAGGACGACATGCAGCAGGTCTTCCCAAAACTGATCGAGGCGGACGCCTGGGTCATCGCGACTCCGGTGCACTGGTTCAACATGTCGGCGCAGACAAAATTATGGATGGATCGATGCTTCGCCCTGGCGCGCTACGGAAAGCATCCATTCAAGAAAAATGCGGGGATCGTCATTACCTACGGCGACAGCGATCCTTTTAAATCGGGCGCGGTGAACGCAATCCGCTGTTTCCAGGACTCGTTCAACTATACGGGAACAACCATCGCCGGCGTAGTGTATGGAAGCGCAATGAACCCCGGCGACATCGAGGCCAATACCGGGGTCATGGAGGAGGCGGAAAAGCTGGGGATGAAACTGGCGGCAATGTAG